The following coding sequences lie in one Frankiales bacterium genomic window:
- the menD gene encoding 2-succinyl-5-enolpyruvyl-6-hydroxy-3-cyclohexene-1-carboxylic-acid synthase: MNPSTALARVVVDEIVAGGVREVVLAPGSRSAPLALALAAADADGDLRLHVRVDERSAGFLALGLAKVSREPVAVVVTSGTAAANLLPAVVEASYAGVPLLALTADRPPELRDTGANQAIDQLRLFGGAVRWAAELAVPEARVGQVRYWRSVVARAVAVSTEPGMPGPVHLNVALRDPLVPDGDETWVEPLGLAAPGTERAERTPAATDARLTMAAAQPLDEVLALVAGPDVDLDRVVPARGVVVVGDVADVETSDAAIALAEACGWPLLSEPSGNARSGDTALAHGPLLLADDAFAATHKPDVVVCVGTVGLSRSVLRMLREAPLVVVADERDAVHRPDPTRTATVFVSVVPEPPTAFEEYDDSWLDSWLAADARAAAAVSKRLDDATGLTGPDVARTLWDVLDSSSLLLVGSSWPVRHLEAFARVRDSEDVPTVIGNRGASGIDGLLSTAWGAGLAHQSTRSALTVDEDGAAEVVSVTGGTAYALVGDLAFLHDHNGLLVGDHEPRPDLVVVVVDNDGGGIFSQLEQAGAEHFERVFGTPLGLDLAAVARAVAVDHVAVVEDVTSLVAALDEATAAGSVRVVVAKVGDREAEAALLRDLQSGVSAALRELDDA; this comes from the coding sequence GTGAACCCGTCCACCGCCCTGGCCCGCGTCGTCGTCGACGAGATCGTCGCCGGCGGCGTCCGCGAGGTGGTGCTCGCGCCGGGCAGCCGCAGCGCCCCGCTCGCGCTCGCCCTCGCGGCGGCCGACGCCGACGGCGACCTGCGGCTGCACGTGCGCGTCGACGAGCGCAGCGCCGGGTTCCTGGCGCTCGGGCTGGCCAAGGTGTCGCGCGAGCCGGTCGCCGTCGTGGTCACCAGCGGCACCGCCGCGGCCAACCTCCTGCCCGCGGTGGTGGAGGCGTCCTACGCCGGGGTGCCGCTGCTGGCGCTCACCGCGGACCGGCCGCCCGAGCTGCGCGACACCGGGGCCAACCAGGCGATCGACCAGCTGCGGCTGTTCGGCGGTGCCGTCCGGTGGGCCGCAGAGCTGGCCGTGCCCGAGGCCCGCGTGGGCCAGGTGCGCTACTGGCGCTCCGTGGTGGCCCGGGCCGTGGCGGTGAGCACCGAGCCGGGGATGCCCGGGCCGGTGCACCTGAACGTGGCCCTGCGCGACCCGCTCGTGCCGGACGGCGACGAGACGTGGGTGGAGCCGCTCGGGCTGGCCGCGCCGGGCACCGAGCGCGCCGAGCGCACGCCGGCCGCCACCGACGCCCGGCTCACCATGGCCGCGGCCCAGCCGCTCGACGAGGTGCTGGCCCTCGTGGCGGGTCCCGACGTCGACCTCGACCGGGTGGTGCCCGCCCGCGGGGTGGTCGTGGTGGGCGACGTCGCCGACGTCGAGACCAGCGACGCCGCGATCGCGCTGGCGGAGGCGTGCGGCTGGCCGCTGCTGTCCGAGCCGAGCGGCAACGCGCGCAGCGGCGACACCGCGCTGGCCCACGGGCCGCTGCTGCTCGCCGACGACGCCTTCGCCGCCACCCACAAGCCTGACGTCGTGGTCTGCGTGGGCACCGTGGGGCTGTCGCGCTCGGTGCTGCGGATGCTGCGCGAGGCGCCGCTGGTGGTGGTGGCCGACGAGCGCGACGCGGTGCACCGCCCGGACCCCACGCGGACCGCGACGGTGTTCGTCTCCGTCGTCCCGGAGCCGCCGACGGCGTTCGAGGAGTACGACGACTCCTGGCTCGACTCCTGGCTGGCCGCGGACGCGCGTGCCGCCGCGGCCGTGTCCAAGCGGCTCGACGACGCCACCGGGCTCACCGGGCCCGACGTCGCGCGGACGCTGTGGGACGTGCTGGACTCCAGCTCGCTGCTGCTCGTGGGCTCGTCGTGGCCGGTGCGCCACCTCGAGGCGTTCGCCCGCGTGCGCGACAGCGAGGACGTGCCCACGGTGATCGGCAACCGCGGCGCGTCGGGCATCGACGGGCTGCTGTCGACCGCGTGGGGCGCGGGTCTGGCGCACCAGTCGACCCGATCGGCACTGACCGTCGACGAGGACGGCGCCGCCGAGGTCGTGTCCGTCACCGGCGGCACGGCGTACGCCCTGGTGGGCGACCTCGCGTTCCTGCACGACCACAACGGCCTGCTCGTGGGCGACCACGAGCCGCGCCCGGACCTCGTCGTCGTGGTGGTCGACAACGACGGCGGCGGCATCTTCAGCCAGCTCGAGCAGGCCGGCGCCGAGCACTTCGAGCGGGTGTTCGGGACGCCGCTGGGCCTCGACCTCGCGGCGGTGGCGCGGGCGGTCGCGGTCGACCACGTCGCGGTGGTCGAGGACGTCACCTCGCTCGTGGCCGCCCTCGACGAGGCCACCGCCGCGGGCAGCGTCCGCGTCGTCGTGGCGAAGGTCGGCGACCGTGAGGCCGAGGCGGCGCTGCTGCGCGACCTCCAGTCCGGCGTCAGCGCCGCGCTGCGCGAGCTCGACGACGCCTAG
- a CDS encoding o-succinylbenzoate synthase, with translation MARRFRGTTVREGVLLRVGGSWGEWAPFPEYDDATAARWLRGALEAAEGRWPAAVRDTVEVNAIVPALGPQEAAGLVADAVTADGCTTVKVKVGERGQVFDDDVARVAAVRGALDDCGAPQGRVRVDVNGAWSVEEAAERLAVLDDVAGGLEYAEQPCATLEELAALRARCPVPVAVDEGVRLAAVLDAPTVERVRAAADVLVLKAIPLGGVAAALEVAAAVGLPVTVSGSLDSSVGLAAGVALAASLPDPPLACGFGTGRLLAADLTAVTVLPRDGRLSPVRTSPDPDSLARAADRLGPERARWWTARLERCLALVGEDRR, from the coding sequence ATGGCCCGGCGCTTCCGCGGCACCACCGTGCGCGAGGGCGTGCTGCTGCGGGTGGGCGGCTCGTGGGGCGAGTGGGCGCCGTTCCCGGAGTACGACGACGCCACCGCCGCCCGCTGGCTGCGCGGGGCGCTCGAGGCCGCCGAGGGGCGCTGGCCGGCCGCCGTCCGCGACACCGTCGAGGTGAACGCGATCGTGCCCGCCCTCGGGCCGCAGGAGGCCGCCGGGCTCGTGGCCGACGCCGTCACCGCCGACGGCTGCACCACGGTGAAGGTCAAGGTGGGCGAGCGCGGCCAGGTGTTCGACGACGACGTCGCCCGCGTGGCGGCGGTGCGCGGCGCGCTCGACGACTGCGGCGCCCCGCAGGGGCGCGTGCGGGTCGACGTCAACGGCGCCTGGAGCGTGGAGGAGGCCGCCGAGCGGCTGGCCGTGCTCGACGACGTCGCGGGCGGCCTGGAGTACGCCGAGCAGCCCTGCGCCACGCTCGAGGAGCTCGCCGCCCTGCGGGCGCGCTGCCCGGTGCCGGTGGCCGTCGACGAGGGTGTGCGGCTGGCCGCCGTGCTCGACGCGCCCACCGTGGAGCGGGTGCGCGCCGCCGCCGACGTGCTGGTGCTCAAGGCGATCCCGCTGGGCGGCGTCGCGGCGGCGCTCGAGGTGGCGGCCGCGGTGGGGCTGCCGGTGACGGTGAGCGGGTCGCTGGACTCGAGCGTGGGGCTCGCGGCCGGGGTGGCGCTGGCGGCGAGCCTGCCCGACCCCCCGCTGGCCTGCGGGTTCGGCACCGGCCGGCTGCTCGCCGCGGACCTGACCGCCGTCACGGTGCTGCCCCGTGACGGCAGACTGTCGCCCGTGCGCACCAGCCCCGACCCCGACTCCCTGGCCCGCGCGGCGGACCGGCTCGGCCCCGAGCGGGCGCGCTGGTGGACCGCCCGGCTCGAGCGCTGCCTCGCCCTCGTGGGGGAGGACCGCCGGTGA
- a CDS encoding AMP-binding protein — MLEVVPGPAGVANLLAALPAALAGDGPALGVVPAGHDTAAERARAAVVGRGHGTDPDVAVVLATSGSTGRPRGVLLPGAALLASAHAAYARLGGPGAWTLAIPVTGAGGLQVLVRSLVSGRDPVVLASVGGAERFTARAFAEATAALDDDLPAYTSLVPTQVARLLDDPAGRDALRAYAAVLLGGARTPPVLLARLREAGVAAVTTYGMTETSGGMFYDGTALPGVGASIVDPDPDGVGRIALWGPTLARGYLDEPALTEAAFAEGRLLTGDVGRLGADGVLEVLGRVDDVVQVGGVNVAVSAVADVLAEVCADACVLAAPDDTWGSTLTAYLAPRADGTTPDDDGLARRVAGALGRAAVPRAWVRLDSLPHLPNGKPDREALRAMTGASREAPAAGD, encoded by the coding sequence GTGCTCGAGGTCGTCCCCGGCCCCGCCGGCGTGGCGAACCTGCTCGCCGCGCTGCCCGCTGCCCTCGCCGGCGACGGCCCGGCGCTGGGCGTGGTGCCCGCGGGTCACGACACGGCCGCCGAGCGCGCCCGGGCCGCGGTGGTGGGCCGGGGCCACGGGACGGACCCCGACGTCGCGGTGGTGCTGGCCACCAGCGGATCCACCGGACGCCCCCGGGGCGTGCTGCTGCCCGGGGCGGCGCTGCTCGCGTCCGCGCACGCGGCGTACGCCCGCCTGGGCGGCCCCGGCGCCTGGACCCTGGCCATCCCGGTCACCGGCGCGGGCGGGCTCCAGGTGCTGGTGCGCTCGCTCGTGAGCGGCCGCGACCCGGTGGTGCTCGCGTCGGTGGGCGGTGCCGAGCGATTCACCGCGCGCGCCTTCGCCGAGGCCACGGCGGCGCTCGACGACGACCTGCCCGCGTACACCTCGCTCGTGCCCACCCAGGTGGCCCGGCTGCTGGACGACCCCGCCGGCCGCGACGCGCTGCGCGCCTACGCCGCGGTGCTGCTCGGCGGCGCGCGCACCCCGCCGGTGCTGCTCGCGCGGCTGCGCGAGGCCGGCGTCGCCGCGGTGACGACGTACGGGATGACCGAGACCAGCGGCGGGATGTTCTACGACGGCACCGCGCTGCCGGGCGTGGGCGCGAGCATCGTGGACCCGGATCCCGACGGCGTCGGGCGGATCGCCCTGTGGGGCCCCACGCTGGCGCGCGGCTACCTCGACGAGCCCGCGCTCACCGAGGCCGCGTTCGCCGAGGGCCGGCTGCTCACCGGAGACGTCGGCCGGCTCGGCGCCGACGGCGTCCTCGAGGTGCTCGGCCGGGTCGACGACGTCGTGCAGGTGGGCGGGGTCAACGTGGCCGTCTCCGCGGTCGCCGACGTCCTGGCCGAGGTGTGCGCCGACGCGTGCGTGCTCGCGGCTCCCGACGACACCTGGGGCAGCACGCTCACCGCCTACCTCGCCCCGCGCGCCGACGGCACGACGCCCGACGACGACGGACTGGCGCGCAGGGTGGCCGGGGCGCTCGGGCGGGCCGCCGTCCCCCGGGCCTGGGTCCGCCTGGACTCGCTCCCCCACCTGCCCAACGGCAAGCCGGACCGCGAGGCGCTGCGCGCCATGACCGGCGCGTCCCGGGAGGCCCCGGCAGCCGGGGACTGA
- a CDS encoding 1,4-dihydroxy-2-naphthoate polyprenyltransferase: protein MASVGQWVQGARPRTLPAAVAPVLLGTAAGWYVLHAVLVLSGLDGEPLAAQLRTLPAAEAAAVAALSPDAATSYAQFVGRALLALVVSLALQVGVNYANDYSDGVRGTDDARVGPVRLVGQGLAPASHVRLAALLSFAVAAAAGLALVLLTHAWWLVLVGLAAILAAWFYTGGPRPYGYAGFGELFVFVFFGLVAVVGTTYVLTLTVEAVAVGCGVAAGSLSVAILLANNLRDIPTDAQAGKRTLAVRIGDRGTRIAYSLAVAVPFLVAVSLAIVGVPWALLSLVAAPLAVAPAQVVRSGAVGRELVPVLAGTGLLLLGFAVALSAGLVVQAALA, encoded by the coding sequence GTGGCGAGCGTCGGTCAGTGGGTGCAGGGCGCGCGGCCCCGCACCCTGCCCGCGGCCGTGGCCCCCGTGCTGCTCGGCACCGCCGCCGGCTGGTACGTGCTGCACGCGGTGCTGGTCCTGTCCGGTCTCGACGGCGAGCCGCTCGCGGCGCAGCTGCGCACCCTGCCGGCCGCAGAGGCCGCGGCGGTGGCGGCCCTGTCGCCCGACGCGGCCACCAGCTACGCGCAGTTCGTCGGCCGCGCGCTGCTGGCCCTCGTGGTCTCGCTGGCCCTGCAGGTGGGCGTGAACTACGCCAACGACTACTCCGACGGCGTCCGCGGCACCGACGACGCCCGGGTGGGCCCGGTGCGGCTGGTGGGCCAGGGGCTCGCGCCGGCGTCGCACGTGCGGCTCGCCGCGCTGCTGTCGTTCGCCGTGGCGGCCGCCGCGGGGCTCGCGCTGGTGCTGCTCACGCACGCGTGGTGGCTGGTCCTCGTGGGGCTCGCGGCCATTCTCGCGGCGTGGTTCTACACCGGCGGCCCGCGGCCCTACGGCTACGCCGGGTTCGGCGAGCTGTTCGTGTTCGTGTTCTTCGGCCTCGTGGCCGTGGTGGGCACGACGTACGTGCTCACCCTCACCGTCGAGGCCGTCGCCGTGGGGTGCGGCGTCGCCGCCGGCTCGCTCTCGGTCGCGATCCTGCTCGCCAACAACCTGCGCGACATCCCCACGGACGCGCAGGCGGGCAAGCGCACGCTGGCCGTGCGCATCGGCGACCGCGGCACGCGCATCGCGTACTCGCTGGCGGTGGCGGTGCCGTTCCTGGTGGCGGTCTCGCTCGCGATCGTCGGCGTCCCCTGGGCCCTGCTGTCCCTGGTGGCCGCGCCGCTGGCCGTCGCCCCCGCCCAGGTGGTGCGCAGCGGGGCGGTCGGGCGCGAGCTCGTGCCCGTGCTCGCCGGCACCGGCCTGCTGCTGCTCGGCTTCGCCGTGGCCCTCTCGGCGGGCCTGGTGGTGCAGGCCGCGCTGGCCTGA
- a CDS encoding DUF4229 domain-containing protein, whose amino-acid sequence MLVYTGLRIAVLAAVGGVLYLVGLRGIYLILFAFLVSGVISAFVLSRIRESAAYGITSVVRGIGDRIDASTRAEDVDDSADFDERPGS is encoded by the coding sequence GTGCTCGTCTACACCGGCCTTCGCATCGCCGTGCTCGCCGCCGTGGGCGGCGTGCTCTACCTCGTGGGCCTGCGCGGGATCTACCTGATCCTCTTCGCGTTCCTGGTCTCCGGCGTCATCAGCGCCTTCGTGCTCAGCCGGATCCGGGAGTCCGCGGCGTACGGCATCACGAGCGTGGTCCGCGGGATCGGCGACCGGATCGACGCCTCGACCCGGGCCGAGGACGTGGACGACTCCGCCGACTTCGACGAGCGCCCCGGCAGCTGA
- the ccsB gene encoding c-type cytochrome biogenesis protein CcsB, with amino-acid sequence MAAYTIAMIAFAASLAATRGRDLVPAGTAAGAEGAGGVAVATRVETTVGGPDDGALPPGRRAGNIGMATMWAGTALLFAGVLLRGLSVGRAPWGNMCEFSMTSALGVAIVFLVISLRRDVRWMGLFVAIPVLLALGSAMTFLYTDAEQLVPALKSYWLLIHVSAAVICGGAFCVGAAVTVLFLVADSAERAALAGRSYRLEWLARRLPESGRLDAMAYRIHAFMFPLWTFAIVAGAIWAENAWGRYWGWDPKETWAFITWVAYAAYLHARATVGWKGRKAAVVALIAFGCFLFNYFGVNIFITGLHSYAGV; translated from the coding sequence ATGGCGGCCTACACGATCGCGATGATCGCGTTCGCGGCCTCGCTGGCCGCGACCCGCGGCCGCGACCTGGTGCCCGCCGGCACCGCCGCGGGCGCCGAGGGGGCCGGCGGCGTCGCCGTCGCCACCCGCGTGGAGACCACGGTGGGCGGCCCGGACGACGGCGCCCTGCCGCCCGGTCGCCGCGCGGGCAACATCGGCATGGCCACGATGTGGGCCGGCACGGCGCTGCTGTTCGCAGGCGTCCTGCTGCGCGGGCTGTCGGTCGGCCGCGCGCCGTGGGGCAACATGTGCGAGTTCTCGATGACCTCGGCGCTCGGCGTCGCGATCGTCTTCCTCGTCATCTCGCTGCGTCGCGACGTGCGCTGGATGGGCCTGTTCGTCGCCATCCCCGTGCTGCTCGCCCTCGGCAGCGCGATGACCTTCCTCTACACCGACGCCGAGCAGCTCGTGCCGGCGCTGAAGTCCTACTGGCTGCTCATCCACGTCTCGGCCGCCGTGATCTGCGGCGGCGCGTTCTGCGTGGGCGCCGCGGTCACCGTGCTGTTCCTGGTCGCGGACTCGGCCGAGCGCGCGGCGCTGGCCGGTCGCTCGTACCGGCTCGAGTGGCTGGCCCGCCGGCTGCCGGAGTCGGGCCGCCTGGACGCGATGGCCTACCGCATCCACGCGTTCATGTTCCCGCTGTGGACCTTCGCGATCGTGGCCGGCGCGATCTGGGCCGAGAACGCCTGGGGCCGCTACTGGGGCTGGGACCCCAAGGAGACGTGGGCGTTCATCACCTGGGTCGCCTACGCCGCCTACCTGCACGCGCGGGCGACCGTCGGGTGGAAGGGCCGCAAGGCCGCGGTCGTGGCCCTCATCGCCTTCGGGTGCTTCCTGTTCAACTACTTCGGGGTGAACATCTTCATCACCGGCCTGCACTCCTACGCGGGCGTCTGA
- a CDS encoding cytochrome c biogenesis protein ResB translates to MSTAPAQGDDAAGQVGIGITGWLRWVWRTLTSMRTALILLFLLAVASSIGSFFPQRGTNPMRVTDYLANDPKGPFLDKLGFFDVFSAPWFAAIYLLLFVSLAGCVLPRSLQHWRAVRTRPPAAPRNLARLPEHRVVEPAEGATPQGTLDAAAAHLRRRRWRVDTTAFDGRTGTVAAEKGYSRETGNLVFHLALLGLLLAVAYGSLYGFKGTVIVREGSTFADNRAQFDAFAPGVAFDSATLPPFAFTLDRFTADYQRGGQQNGAAREFSADVTVVTEPGAAPHPQTIQVNDPLEVGGVKVFLVGHGYAPTITIKDSDGNVVFHDSVVFLPQDSNFTSTGVVKAPDTVPQLGLQGFFLPTAAVDQVQGPHSTFPAPDDPAVFLSAWAGDLGLDSGVPQSVYKLDTSRMTRLGIDALRPGESWTLPGGHGTVTFDGFEQWASFSVARDPGMALALLAALLAITGLALSLLVRRRRVWVRVSADEQGVTVVEVAGLTRSEHTGVTEEVDALAGELGTTTTTTSAGRA, encoded by the coding sequence ATGTCGACGGCGCCGGCCCAGGGCGACGACGCCGCCGGACAGGTGGGGATCGGCATCACCGGCTGGCTGCGCTGGGTCTGGCGCACGCTCACGAGCATGCGCACCGCGCTGATCCTGCTCTTCCTGCTCGCGGTGGCGTCCTCGATCGGGTCCTTCTTCCCGCAGCGCGGCACGAACCCGATGCGGGTCACGGACTACCTCGCCAACGACCCCAAGGGCCCCTTCCTCGACAAGCTGGGGTTCTTCGACGTCTTCTCCGCGCCGTGGTTCGCGGCCATCTACCTGCTGCTGTTCGTCTCGCTCGCCGGCTGCGTGCTCCCGCGCTCGCTCCAGCACTGGCGCGCGGTGCGCACCCGCCCGCCGGCCGCTCCGCGCAACCTCGCGCGGCTGCCCGAGCACCGCGTCGTCGAGCCCGCGGAGGGCGCCACCCCGCAGGGCACGCTCGACGCCGCTGCCGCGCACCTGCGGCGGCGGCGCTGGCGGGTGGACACCACTGCGTTCGACGGCCGCACGGGCACGGTCGCGGCGGAGAAGGGCTACTCCCGCGAGACCGGCAACCTGGTGTTCCACCTGGCGCTGCTCGGGCTGCTGCTCGCCGTCGCCTACGGCTCGCTCTACGGGTTCAAGGGCACCGTGATCGTGCGCGAGGGCTCCACGTTCGCCGACAACCGGGCCCAGTTCGACGCCTTCGCCCCGGGGGTGGCGTTCGACTCGGCGACGCTGCCGCCGTTCGCCTTCACGCTCGACCGCTTCACCGCCGACTACCAGCGCGGCGGCCAGCAGAACGGCGCCGCGCGCGAGTTCTCCGCCGACGTCACCGTGGTGACCGAGCCCGGTGCCGCGCCGCACCCGCAGACGATCCAGGTGAACGACCCGCTCGAGGTGGGCGGCGTCAAGGTGTTCCTGGTGGGGCACGGCTACGCGCCCACCATCACGATCAAGGACTCCGACGGCAACGTCGTGTTCCACGACTCGGTGGTCTTCCTGCCGCAGGACTCCAACTTCACGTCCACCGGCGTCGTGAAGGCGCCGGACACCGTGCCGCAGCTGGGCCTTCAGGGGTTCTTCCTGCCGACGGCCGCCGTGGACCAGGTGCAGGGCCCCCACTCGACGTTCCCGGCGCCGGACGACCCCGCGGTGTTCCTCTCCGCCTGGGCCGGCGACCTCGGCCTGGACTCCGGCGTGCCGCAGTCGGTCTACAAGCTGGACACCAGCCGGATGACGCGCCTGGGGATCGACGCCCTGCGCCCCGGCGAGAGCTGGACCCTGCCGGGCGGGCACGGCACGGTCACCTTCGACGGGTTCGAGCAGTGGGCCTCGTTCAGCGTCGCCCGCGACCCGGGCATGGCGCTGGCCCTGCTCGCCGCGCTGCTGGCCATCACCGGCCTGGCGCTCTCCCTGCTGGTGCGCCGGCGCCGGGTGTGGGTCCGCGTGTCGGCCGACGAGCAGGGCGTTACGGTGGTCGAGGTCGCGGGCCTGACCCGGTCCGAGCACACCGGTGTGACCGAGGAGGTCGACGCGCTGGCCGGCGAGCTCGGCACCACCACGACGACGACCAGCGCAGGCCGCGCGTAG
- a CDS encoding cytochrome c biogenesis protein CcdA — protein sequence MSAVETVATGSLLLAAPIAFAAGAVSFLSPCVLPLVPGYLSYVTGLTGAELAGEEETTTTTAAPSAGSASGEPEQAVAAEGTAGGTGAGVSTRVLAPDQVARARTKGRVLAGSVLFVLGFTVVFVSYGVLFGALGEALVRYQTTITRVLGVLVIGLGLAFLGLMPGAQREWRLHRTPTLGLWGAPFLGVLFGLGWTPCIGPTLGAVQTLAFTQASAARGALLSVFYCLGLGLPFVLVGLLFRRALGAIGWVRRHNRLVMRLGGAMLVAIGVLLVTGLWDDLTISMRSWASGFGVPL from the coding sequence ATGAGCGCCGTCGAGACCGTCGCCACCGGGTCGCTGCTGCTCGCCGCGCCGATCGCGTTCGCCGCGGGCGCGGTGTCGTTCCTCTCCCCGTGCGTGCTGCCGCTCGTGCCCGGCTACCTGTCCTACGTCACCGGCCTCACCGGCGCGGAGCTCGCCGGCGAGGAGGAGACCACCACCACGACGGCCGCGCCGTCGGCCGGGTCCGCGAGCGGCGAGCCGGAGCAGGCCGTCGCGGCCGAGGGCACCGCGGGCGGGACCGGCGCCGGGGTCAGCACGCGCGTGCTCGCCCCGGACCAGGTGGCCCGGGCGCGCACCAAGGGCCGCGTGCTCGCCGGCTCGGTGCTGTTCGTCCTCGGGTTCACGGTGGTCTTCGTGTCCTACGGCGTGCTCTTCGGCGCCCTCGGCGAGGCCCTCGTGCGCTACCAGACCACCATCACGCGGGTGCTCGGCGTGCTGGTGATCGGGCTCGGCCTGGCGTTCCTCGGCCTCATGCCGGGCGCGCAGCGCGAGTGGCGGCTGCACCGCACCCCCACGCTGGGCCTGTGGGGTGCCCCGTTCCTCGGCGTGCTGTTCGGCCTCGGCTGGACCCCGTGCATCGGCCCCACCCTCGGCGCGGTGCAGACCCTCGCGTTCACGCAGGCCAGCGCCGCCCGCGGCGCGCTGCTGTCGGTCTTCTACTGCCTGGGCCTCGGCCTGCCGTTCGTGCTCGTGGGCCTGCTCTTCCGCCGTGCGCTGGGCGCCATCGGCTGGGTGCGCCGGCACAACCGCCTCGTGATGCGCCTGGGCGGCGCGATGCTCGTGGCCATCGGCGTCCTGCTCGTCACCGGGCTGTGGGACGACCTCACGATCAGCATGCGCTCGTGGGCGAGCGGGTTCGGGGTGCCGCTGTGA
- a CDS encoding redoxin family protein, giving the protein MRARRTRAVALALLAVVALAGCSTTTGSTDGSLGFVAGDGSVVLLPSAERAPAPSLSGTTLDGARLDLASLRGKVVVLNYWASWCSPCREEAGALDRAYQATHGQGVDFVGVVAGGKDSVENAAAFVRRFEVPYPSLYDGDQSIVLALSGTLPPDAIPSTLVLDRQGRIAARTLGAVDYSGLRGMIDPVLAEKA; this is encoded by the coding sequence GTGAGAGCCCGACGGACGCGTGCCGTCGCGCTGGCGCTGCTCGCTGTGGTGGCGCTGGCCGGGTGCTCCACGACCACCGGGTCCACCGACGGCTCGCTGGGCTTCGTCGCCGGCGACGGCTCCGTGGTGCTGCTGCCCTCGGCCGAGCGCGCGCCGGCCCCCTCGCTGTCCGGCACGACCCTCGACGGCGCGCGGCTCGACCTCGCGTCGCTGCGCGGCAAGGTCGTCGTCCTCAACTACTGGGCCTCGTGGTGCAGCCCGTGCCGCGAGGAGGCGGGCGCCCTCGACCGCGCCTACCAGGCCACGCACGGGCAGGGCGTCGACTTCGTCGGGGTCGTGGCCGGGGGCAAGGACTCCGTGGAGAACGCCGCCGCGTTCGTCCGCCGGTTCGAGGTGCCCTACCCGTCGCTGTACGACGGCGACCAGAGCATCGTGCTGGCGCTGTCCGGCACGCTGCCGCCGGACGCGATCCCGTCGACCCTCGTGCTCGACCGGCAGGGCCGCATCGCCGCGCGCACGCTCGGCGCGGTCGACTACTCGGGCCTGCGCGGCATGATCGACCCCGTCCTGGCGGAGAAGGCCTGA
- a CDS encoding histidine phosphatase family protein encodes MSTRTVVHLLRHGEVHNPTGVLYGRLPGFRLSELGEQMAERAAEALADRDVTVVVSSPLERAQQTAAPVAARHGVRVTIDDRVLEATNVFEGQRVSVGDGVLRHPGTWRHLWNPITPSWGEPYAEVAGRMRAAVTAARHAARGHEAVVVSHQLPIWIARLDAENRRFVHDPRRRQCGLASLTSLAFDDDRLVAIAYTEPSADLVRLSRTAATAKGA; translated from the coding sequence GTGAGCACCCGCACCGTCGTCCACCTGCTGCGCCACGGCGAGGTGCACAACCCCACCGGGGTGCTCTACGGACGGCTGCCCGGGTTCCGGCTCTCCGAGCTCGGCGAGCAGATGGCCGAGCGGGCGGCCGAGGCGCTCGCCGACCGCGACGTGACCGTCGTCGTCTCCTCCCCGCTCGAGCGGGCGCAGCAGACCGCCGCCCCCGTGGCGGCGCGGCACGGCGTCCGCGTGACGATCGACGACCGCGTGCTCGAGGCCACCAACGTGTTCGAGGGCCAGCGCGTGAGCGTGGGCGACGGCGTGCTGCGCCACCCCGGCACCTGGCGCCACCTGTGGAACCCGATCACGCCGAGCTGGGGCGAGCCCTACGCCGAGGTGGCCGGGCGGATGCGCGCCGCGGTCACCGCCGCGCGGCACGCCGCCCGGGGCCACGAGGCCGTCGTCGTGAGCCACCAGCTGCCCATCTGGATCGCCCGGCTCGACGCCGAGAACCGCCGCTTCGTCCACGACCCGCGCCGCCGCCAGTGCGGCCTGGCCAGCCTCACGTCGCTGGCCTTCGACGACGACCGGCTGGTGGCGATCGCCTACACCGAGCCCTCGGCCGACCTCGTGCGGCTCTCCCGCACGGCTGCGACCGCCAAGGGCGCCTGA